A stretch of Aedes aegypti strain LVP_AGWG chromosome 2, AaegL5.0 Primary Assembly, whole genome shotgun sequence DNA encodes these proteins:
- the LOC5565108 gene encoding histone deacetylase Rpd3 — MQSHSKKRVCYYYDSDIGNYYYGQGHPMKPHRIRMTHNLLLNYGLYRKMEIYRPHKATADEMTKFHSDDYIRFLRSIRPDNMSEYNKQMQRFNVGEDCPVFDGLYEFCQLSAGGSVAAAVKLNKQASEICINWGGGLHHAKKSEASGFCYVNDIVLGILELLKYHQRVLYIDIDVHHGDGVEEAFYTTDRVMTVSFHKYGEYFPGTGDLRDIGAGRGKYYAVNIPLRDGMDDESYESIFVPIISKVMETFQPSAVVLQCGADSLTGDRLGCFNLTVKGHGKCVEFVKKYNLPFLMVGGGGYTIRNVSRCWTYETSVALGCEIANELPYNDYFEYFGPDFKLHISPSNMSNQNTTEYLEKIKNRLFENLRMLPHAPGVQVQAIPEDAVNEESDDEDKVDKDERLPQADKDKRIVPDNEFSDSEDEGEGGRRDNRSYKGGARKRPRLDKDAKSEDMKDDAEVKAEATGDKEDAKTGGEESSKKETTAVA; from the exons GTGACATCGGCAACTACTACTATGGCCAGGGACATCCGATGAAGCCCCACCGTATACGGATGACACACAACCTGCTGCTCAACTATGGCCTCTATCGAAAGATGGAGATCTAT AGGCCTCACAAAGCCACTGCCGACGAGATGACCAAATTCCATTCGGATGACTATATCCGCTTCCTGCGGTCGATCCGTCCCGACAACATGTCCGAGTACAACAAGCAGATGCAGAGAT TTAACGTCGGTGAGGATTGTCCGGTGTTCGACGGGTTGTACGAGTTCTGTCAGCTGTCGGCCGGTGGATCGGTGGCCGCTGCCGTCAAGCTGAACAAGCAGGCGTCGGAAATCTGCATCAACTGGGGCGGAGGTTTGCATCACGCGAAGAAGTCGGAAGCGTCCGGATTCTGCTACGTGAACGACATCGTGCTGGGCATTTTGGAACTGCTGAAGTACCATCAACGGGTGCTGTACATCGATATCGATGTGCACCATGGGGACGGTGTGGAGGAGGCCTTCTACACGACGGATCGGGTGATGACGGTGAGCTTCCACAAGTACGGAGAGTACTTCCCGGGAACGGGCGATCTGCGGGATATTGGAGCTGGCAGGGGAAAATACTACGCCGTGAATATTCCGTTGCGGGACGGAATGGACGACGAATCGTACGAGTCGATCTTTGTGCCGATTATTTCGAAG GTGATGGAGACCTTCCAACCGTCGGCAGTGGTGCTACAGTGCGGTGCCGATTCCCTAACGGGAGATCGTCTCGGCTGTTTCAACCTGACGGTCAAAGGTCACGGCAAATGTGTGGAATTCGTTAAAAAGTACAATCTTCCCTTCCTGATGGTGGGTGGCGGTGGCTACACAATCCGTAACGTCTCCCGCTGCTGGACGTACGAAACCTCTGTTGCGCTGGGTTGCGAGATTGCCAACGAGTTACCGTACAACGATTACTTTGAGTACTTTGGACCGGACTTCAAGCTGCACATCAGCCCCAGCAACATGAGCAACCAGAACACAACGGAGTACTTGGAGAAGATCAAGAACCGGTTATTCGAGAATCTACGCATGTTGCCACACGCACCTGGAGTTCAGGTACAGGCCATCCCCGAGGATGCAGTCAACGAGGAAAGCGACGACGAAGACAAAGTCGACAAAGACGAGCGGTTGCCACAGGCCGACAAGGACAAGCGGATAGTACCGGACAATGAGTTCTCCGACTCGGAAGACGAAGGCGAGGGCGGCCGAAGAGACAACCGGTCGTACAAGGGTGGCGCTCGGAAACGACCACGACTGGACAAGGATGCCAAATCGGAGGACATGAAGGACGATGCCGAAGTGAAAG CCGAAGCGACGGGTGATAAAGAGGACGCGAAAACCGGCGGCGAGGAATCGTCCAAGAAGGAAACGACCGCTGTTGCATGA